A single window of Salvia splendens isolate huo1 chromosome 8, SspV2, whole genome shotgun sequence DNA harbors:
- the LOC121743137 gene encoding geraniol synthase, chloroplastic-like, with protein sequence MIDAILQLQCSAFSTEEDLFTTALRFRLLRQAGFHVSTDVLLKFKGESEKFKESLRDDTVGLLSLYEASNMGAKGEEILEEAKEFAERSLLDGEERVSDEVGRALKVPSHMRMARLEARRFIEEYGNRSDHDRDLLELAILDYNHVQAQHQAELTELKRWWKQLGLVEKLGFGRDRPLECFLWTVGLLPNPKYSTCRIQLAKTIAILLVIDDIFDTYGKMDELILFTHAIQRWDLEAMETLPEYMKICYMALYNTTNDICYTVLKDTGRTVLPYLKATWIDMIEGFMVEAKWFNGGNAPNLEEYIENGVSTAGAYMALVHLFFLIGGVTDQNASLLRQKPYPKVFSSAGRILRLWDDLGTAKEEQERGDLASGIPLFMKENNLATEEAARSGMLEEIFQLWKDLNGELINNNTLPLSIITVALNMARASQVIYNHQQQTYSLSVDNYVQALFFTPLPSS encoded by the exons ATGATCGACGCCATATTGCAGCTCCAATGCTCTGCTTTCTCCACCGAAGAAGACCTCTTCACCACCGCCCTTCGCTTCCGTCTGCTCCGCCAGGCTGGCTTCCACGTCAGCACCG ATGTGTTACTGAAGTTCAAGGGCGAAAGCGAAAAGTTTAAAGAATCCTTGAGAGACGACACGGTAGGGTTACTGAGCTTGTACGAAGCATCAAATATGGGGGCTAAAGGGGAAGAAATCTTGGAGGAGGCTAAGGAGTTTGCGGAACGATCACTACTCGATGGTGAGGAGCGGGTCAGTGATGAGGTGGGACGGGCCCTAAAGGTGCCGAGTCATATGAGGATGGCTAGGTTGGAGGCCAGGCGATTCATCGAGGAATATGGCAACCGGAGTGATCATGATAGAGACCTTTTGGAGCTTGCTATTTTGGACTATAACCATGTCCAAGCTCAACACCAAGCCGAACTCACTGAACTTAAAAG GTGGTGGAAGCAGCTAGGGTTGGTGGAAAAGTTAGGTTTTGGGAGAGATAGGCCATTGGAGTGCTTTTTGTGGACAGTAGGGCTTCTCCCTAACCCAAAATACTCAACCTGCAGAATACAGTTGGCCAAGACCATAGCTATTCTATTAGTCATTGATGATATTTTCGACACCTATGGCAAAATGGATGAACTAATCCTCTTCACCCATGCAATTCAAAG ATGGGATCTTGAAGCAATGGAGACACTCCCCGAGTACATGAAAATATGCTACATGGCATTGTACAACACGACCAATGACATTTGCTACACGGTGCTCAAGGACACCGGCCGGACTGTCCTCCCCTACCTCAAAGCAACT TGGATAGACATGATTGAAGGTTTCATGGTGGAGGCAAAGTGGTTCAATGGTGGGAATGCACCAAACTTGGAAGAGTACATAGAGAATGGAGTATCAACGGCAGGGGCATACATGGCTCTGGTACATCTATTCTTTCTAATAGGAGGTGTAACCGACCAAAACGCCTCACTGTTGAGGCAGAAACCCTATCCCAAGGTATTCTCCTCGGCAGGGCGAATTCTTCGCCTCTGGGATGATCTTGGGACTGCTAAGGAGGAGCAAGAGCGTGGGGATCTGGCATCGGGCATACCATTGTTTATGAAAGAGAACAATCTGGCAACAGAGGAGGCAGCAAGAAGTGGAATGTTGGAAGAGATATTCCAACTATGGAAGGATCTCAACGGAGAGCTCATCAACAATAACACATTGCCCTTATCTATCATCACAGTCGCGCTTAACATGGCACGAGCTTCCCAAGTGATCTACAACCATCAACAACAAACCTATTCTTTGAGTGTCGACAATTATGTTCAAGCCCTCTTCTTCACTCCTCTTCCTTCCTCTTAA